The window TTCCGGATTAATGCATTCAGCTTCCTCTTTAAAAACACCGTATGCTTTTTGAAGATCTTTACCGGAAGCGGTTTCCGAGACACTGGCTCCTAAAATACAGTTATTTCCGACCGTCGTGGCTATATAGGTCTTCTTTCCCAAAAGGCGGGTATGTTTTTCATCAGCAGAAAGGTGCTGGGGTAATTTGATTTTTTTTTCATAGGCGATGACCCTGGGGTTAGACTTGAGCTTTGTGCCACGCCACCACCTGCTGGTAGGGGATGGTGCCGCCGAATATGTCCAGGGCTGAACCGATGGTCAGATCAACACGACCGTTGCCCAGGGATTTTACCCGGTCCAGGTCTGAAAACCGGCCTGCGCCGCCGGCATAGGTGGCGGGGATGGGGCTGTGCTGGCCCAACAGCACCACCAGCTCTTCCTGGATCCCTTGCATTTTGCCTTCCACATCCACACCGTGGATTAAAAATTCGTCACAGAATGCGGATAAATGTTCCAGGGTGGCCGGGGTTACGGCCACTTCGGTGAAATTTTGCCAGCGGTCCGTTACAATCCAGAACTGCCCGTCCCTTTTCCGGCAGCTTAAATCCAGCACCAGCCTGTTTTTGCCCACGGCATTCACCAGTGCATTGAGCTTGTCCATGTCCATGCGGCCTTGGGAGAAGACATAGGAGGTAACTATGACATGGGAGGCTCCTGCATCCAGAAAGTCAGATGCATTTTCAGGATTAATGCCGCCGCCCATCTGAAGGCCGCCCGGAAAGGCTTGCAGCGCTTCAAGGGCCGCCTGGGTGTTTCCAGGCCCCAGGGCAATAACATGGCCGCCGAAAAGCTGGTCTGCCTGGTACATCTGTGCAAACTGTCCCGGGGTCCGGGTGCTTTCAAAGTTGGTGACAAGGCTGTCTAAGGTTTTGTCGGACAGGGTCCCGCCTACAATCTGGACCACTTTGCCGTTTCGAAGATCAATGCAGGGGCGAAATTTCATATGATACAACCTGATAAAAGTTTATTGCTTATCTGCCGGGGACGGCAATTGTTTAAAATCTGATAGAAGATCATTGACAATGGCGGCTAATCCCCGATTAAGAGCCTCTATATAAGCCTTGGGGCCGGTGTCGCCGCCCAGGGGGATTTTTGCGGAATAGGTCTTTGCCACAACCTGTGTTACGCTGTCTTTGTTCAGGCGGTCAAGGTTCAGGGCAATGGTCACCACGGCCGATGTCTGGGATGCATTGCGGTGGTCACAATAAAGGGCTGTGATTTTACCCCACAGCTGGAAAACATTATCCGGCGCAAGGTTTTTAGGGACAGGAGCAAACTGCGGCGAGCTGACCAGGGATTCAAGCATCACATCAGTGATCATGCGGGCCGGGGGGGTGATGTAGGTATTATAATAATCCTGGGTAAACCGGTTTTCATCTACCCGGTAAATAAATTCCTGGCCGTCGAATTCCGGTGAAATGTCCAGGCGGTTGACCACCAGCGGTACCCCTTGTGAGCGATTGTCCTGATCTGCGGGTGCCGGTTCGTTGCATTCCACACACAGCCAGAATTTTTGTTTTTCCGTATACTCGTTTTTTAGGCTGCCGCAGCCGGTGAGAAGGGCTGCAGCCGTTACAATGCCGATCATCATCCCGAAAAAGGGTGAAAGCCTTGGGGGTTCATGGCAGTTCATAGCGGTTTAATTCTCCTTTCCTGATAATGTTGACCTCTTTCTTTCAGGCGGTGCTTCCATGAGAATCCTGCCCGGATATTCACGCAGTTCCCGGGTAAACTGATTGAGGTTTTCAGTGGTATTCTCCAGGTTGGCAATAATTTTTTCAATGACATCCGCGTTTGTCCAGATCATATTTCCCAATAGCTGGGATGTTTTTTCAAGGCTTCCCAGAACCGTATCCATCTGATCGGACATCTCAGACAGTTTCCCCTGGTAACCCTGCTCCAGTCCTGTGGCCATACGCTTGAAACTGCCCGATGCCGTATTGATATCCGCCAGAGTCTGCTGGATAGGGACTTTTGCTTCATGAACAATTTTTTTTAAGTCAGCCGCCGATGAACCGGCATCGCTTAAAATCTGTTTGATATGGCCCGATGACAGAATTTTGCCCAGTTCACTGTTGGTCTGGCGAAGTTCCTTGAGCAGGCTTTCAGCCTGGGCAGATACTTTTGTCAGATTCAGTCCTTTCAGAAGAGCCGAAAGATCCTCTTTCATCTCTTTGATGTTCAGCCCCCCCAGGGAGTCCAGCATCTGGCTCAAAGCGTCCGATACCTGTTTGATATTGCTGGGATGGGACGGCACATAAAGGTTTTCCGGTGTCCAGGTGATTTCAAGGTTATCTGCCCCTTTGGGTTTATAATCGGTCTCCAGATATGCGGACCCGGTCAGGCCGTTAAAGGATAAAAATATGGAAAGGCCGTCGTTCACCGCCTTTTTCATACGTTCCTTGGGATTTTTTCCGGTCTGACCCACGTAGCAGTCTTCGGACAGGGCAAACGTGACCAATACATAATTTGAGGCCACGTCATAGACCTTTGTGGGGGTGGTGATTGATTTAACAGAGCCGATTTTCACCCCTTTGTATTTAACTTCCGAGCCGATGGCCAGGCCTTGGACAGATTCGTTAAAATAGGTTTCGGCAAGGGTTTCCGTCTTTAAAAATTGTCCTGCACCAAGGGCAATGAGCATGGCCGCAGTCAGTGCAAAGGACAGGATGACAAAAAGACCGAGTTTAAAATAATTGGTTTTCTGGGTCATGGGTCGGGTTCCAAAGGGGTGTTATGGGTTCCGGTTAAAAAAATTATATACATATGGGTTTGACGGATCCGCTTTGAGCTGTTTGGGATCGCCCTGGGCAATGATGCCTTTTTCCTTTTTGCCCAGCATGATGACCCTGTCGGAAATGGTCAGAATGCTTTCAAGCTCATGGGTGACGATGACAAAGGTGATTTTCAGGGATCCTGCCAGTTCCAGGATCAGGCGGTCCAGTTCGGCCGAGGTCAGGGGATCCAGTCCCGCAGATGGCTCGTCCAGAAATAGAATGGCCGGATCAAGGGCCATGGCCCGGGCAATGGCCGCTCTTTTTTTCATGCCCCCGCTCAACTCGTCGGGCAGAAGGTAAAGGGCATGGCCCATGTCAACCAGATCCAGTTTAACCCGGGCAATGGCTTCTATGGCGTCCCGGGGAAGATCGGTAAACTCCACCAGGGGCAGCATGACATTTTCCAGCACGGTCATGGAGCCGAACAGCGCCCCGTTCTGGAATGCCACGCCAATGGTGGCAAGCAGACGGTTACGCTCAGCACCCCGGGCCGTTACCATATCTTGGCCATGGATAAGTATCTGGCCGGAGACCGGCGGCACCAGACCGATCATGTGTTTGAGCACCGTGCTTTTGCCGCAGCCGGAACCGCCGAGAATGACAAACACCTCGCCACTTTGGATATCAAAATTGAGATCTTCCATAATGGCGTTGTTGTTGTACCCGGCACAAAGGTGCCGGACATTGATAATCGTTTCGCTCATATGCCCAGATAAAAGTAAATTACGCTGAAAACACCGTCAAACACGGCAATTAAAATGATGGAGGAGACCACGGCCTTAGTGGTGGCATCACCAACTGCAGACGGTCCTCTCAAGGTCTGATACCCCCGGATACAGCCGGTTGCCGCAATGAGAAGACCGAATACAAAGCATTTGACAAGGCCGCCGGCAAGGTCCTCCCAGCTGACAAATTTCACCACCTGATTGTAATAGGTGATGGGCGGGTAGCCAAAGGAAAGTATAACAACCATGCCCCCAAGGATGCCCACAAAATTTGAAAATACCGTGAGCAGCGGCGTGATCAGGGTGGCGGCAATAACCCGGGGAACGATGAGAAACCGCACCGGCTCCATGCCCATGACCGTCAGCGCATCAATTTCCTCGTTGATTTTCATGGTGCCGATTTCCGCGGCAAAGGCGGATGCGGACCGGCCGGCCAGCACAATGGCGGTCATCAGCGGTCCGAGTTCCCTGACCATGGCAATGCCGATGAGGTTGGCCACATATATTTCCATACCGAACATCCGCATGGGAATCGCGGCCTGGAAAGCCATGACCAGCCCTACGATGAATGAGATCAGTCCCACAATGGGCAGGGCGTTGACGCCGGAACGTTCCGCCACCATCCAGGTATCGGCCCACCGGATGCGGCCCGGATTTTTCAGGCACGAAAACAGGGCGGCCGTGATCTCTCCGACCATGGTGATGAACGTTTTGGTGTCTTCCAGGGACGCTGCCAGATCTTGGCCGGTTTTTTCAATGTAGGATACCTTTGGCGGCGGGGGTAATGCCTGGTCCTTTGATTTTTGGGCCAGATCCAGAAGAGGTGCGAACTCTTTTCTGACCCCGGTCATCACGTCGGGCTGTTCTGCCGGTACGCTGCCCGAAAGCCGGCTTAAGTGGGAGATAAAGGTCGCACCGGCCATGTCCAGGTAATCAACGGAACCAAGGTCTATGCGGATTTTTCCCTGGCCTGCTCTTTTTACCGCTTTAACTGCGCTATTCCATAACCGGGCCACCCCCGGGGCATCCAGCCGCCCCGAAAAAAGCAATGCCGTTGTATCTGCACCCGTTTCAATGTTCAGCTCCGGCAAAATATCCCCTTGTCCATTGGATTTGTCTGTTAAATTATTTTTACTTATGACCCTTTGGAAATCCATGTGCTTACTGCATCAGGAATTAAATCATATTCGTGTCCGGTAATCAAGGTGTTATAAAACGATCTGCTGGGCCTGCCTGTGTCTGGCTCCCCTCGATTTTATCACCTTCTTTCCTGGTATGTACCTTGAACTGATTTGGGAAAATTAAAGCCTTAGTTTTTACGGCAAACCACCAGCGCCACCCATTCCTGCCGGGTGTGTTTTTTGACACATTCAAGGTTTTCGGCATCAAGGGCTGCGTAAATGTCGGGAACCCGCTCTTCAATGATGCCCGAAAGGATGGCCGTTCCGTCCTGGGCCAGGCGGGCCGCGATATCCGGCATGATGGATACGATGACCTGGGCAATGATGTTGGCACAGATCAGGTCGTACTTTGTTGCAGGTGTTTTATCCAGGGTTACAGCACCGAGCTTGACACGGTCCAGTGAAATGTCATTTTTCTGCAGATTCTGCCGGGTAATATCCACGGCCATGGGGTCCACATCAATGCCGGTCATGGCGCTGACTCCAAGCTTGGCCGCCCCGATCATCAGTATGCCGGACCCGCACCCTACATCCAGCAGGGTTTTGCCCGGCTGCACATATTCCTCTAAAAGTTCCAGACACATGGATGTGGTGGGATGGGTGCCCGTGCCGAAAGCCATGCCCGGATCAATGTGGATGATAATCTCACCAGGGGCCGGGGTATACTCCTTCCATTCGGGCTTGACCAGGATCTTGTCCGTGATCCGGGTGACGTTGAAATATTCCTTCCATGCATGGGCCCAGTCCTTTTCATCCACACGTTCCGACAACACATTCACCTGGACATTTATATCCGACAGTCCTGCCAGGCGATCTTTGATTTGGGAAATCATGAGATCGGAATCATCCGTGTCCGGCAGATAGCCGATAATGCTGTTGTGCTCAGGGGTGTTCAGGGTCCGGGTGCCGAACCCCTCATCCGGTTCCGGGATAGGCACCTCACAGATGACGCCTTTCAGGTTGAATGAAAAGAAAATATGGCAGATGACTTCTTCGGCAAGTTCAATATTATCCGCCTGGAACCGGGCAATAATTTTTCTGAATTTCATAGCATTGGGGCCTTTTTTTATTATGAAAGCTCTGTGTAACATACACAGAGCTTTCAACCTTTGTTGTGGGTTGAGTCTGGCAGTTGATATGCCAGATCAGCCCATGGCTGTTGTTTGGTTTTATGATGGGCTGAATTGGCCCCTTACCGTTTATATGATAGTCTGTACAACCTGCACAGATCTTTCAACCTTCGTTGCGGGCTGAGCCTGGCCGATGATATGTCAGGCCAGACCATGGCTGTTATATCAACATTATCGTTGACAATCCATACCTGCCTGTCCTAACGCTAAAACAGACAACCAATGGGACTGTAATATGACGCAAATAGAACAACTGAAAACAAAGAATTTAGCAAAAAAAGACAAACAGGGCATGTTTTCCGGAATACGGCTTTTTCTGGGCTCGCTTCAGATCCGGTATAAATTTCTCATCAGCTTTGCTTTGATCTTTTTTCTGTCCATGCTTTTGTGCAACCTGTTCATCTATGTCTATGTGCGCAACAATATTGAGGACCGCATTGAAAGCGAGCTGACCAATACCACTTCCATGATTTACAATATGGTCAATACCTCTGTGAATGTCTCCATTAAGAACCGTCTGCGGGCCATTGCGGAAAAGAATCTGGACATCATGGTCGAACTGAACCGAAAAGTTCTGGCCAAAGAGATTACCCTGGAGGATGCCCGCAAAAGATCTGCCGAAGTTATTTTAAGCCAGACCATAGGCGCCTCGGGCTATCTGTACTGTCTTGACAGCCACGGGGATGTAATCGTGCATCCAAGAGCCGAACTGATCGGAACCAACGTGGCTGAACACGCCTTTGTCCGGCAGATGATGGAAAAAAAGCAGGGATACCTGGAGTATGAATGGAAAAATCCGGGCGAAGAAACCCCGCGTCCTAAAGCCCTATATATGGCCCACTTTGAACCCTGGGACTGGATCATTGCGGCTTCTGCCTACCGGTCTGAATTCACAAGACTGGTCAATGTCCAGGATTTCCGACAGAGCATTCTCTCCTTGAAATTCGGGCAAAGCGGTTATGCCTTTGTCATTGACAGGGATGGCCGGGCCATCATACATCCGGTCCTGCAGGATGTTAATATTCTTAAAAGCCCGGATTTGCCCAATCAATACCTCAAAGACATGATGGAACGTAAAAAGGGGCGGTCTGTTTATTACTGGAAAAACCCCGGGGAGATCCGGGCCCGCAAAAAACTTGTCATTTTTAATTATATTCCCGAATACCATTGGATTGTGGCGTCATCATCCTATCTGGATGAGCTTTACCATCCTCTGACAACCATCCGCAATGTGTTTTTAGGCATCTCCCTGCTATGTTTCAGCATCATGTTGGCCGTAACCTTCGGCATCAGCCGGACCATTACCACACCCCTGAGCCGGCTCATGACCAGGTTCAACACAGCCATGACAGGGGACTACTCCGCCAGGATGGAGAGCCGCTTCGGGGATGAAGTGGGGCAGCTGGCCCTGTATTTCAACCGGTTCATGGACCAGCTTGAAACCACTCACCGGGAGCTAAAGGATCAGATCCGGGGCCGCCGCATGGCCGAACGGGAGGGAATCGAAAGCCGGGAGCGTTATTATCTGCTCATGGAAGCGGCTCCGGATCCCATTGTCAATTATGACATGAAGGGCCGGGTGATTTATATTAACCCCGCCTTTGCCCGGGTATTCGGCTGGTCCATGGAAGAGTGCCAGGGCCGGAAAATGGATCATTTTGTACCTGATGCCTGCTGGCCTGAAACAAAAATAATGATTGAACAGGTCAGGACCGGCCAGGGGATATTCAATGTTGAAACCCGAAGACTTACAAAGGACGGCCACGTGGTGGATGTCAGCATATCCGGGGCCTCAGCCCTTGATGCCAGAGGATATTTGACCGGAAGTATTATTATTTTAAGGGATATTACCCGGTCAAAAAGCCTTGAAAAACAGGTGATGCAGGCCGGGGATCGGGAACGGATGAACATCGGCCAGGAGCTTCACGACGATCTTTGTCCCCATCTCATCGGCATTTCAGGGCTGACAGCCGTGATCCGGAATGATCTTAAATCCCGGAACGACCCAGCCGCAGACCTTGCCCGGAAAATGGGGGAGCTTATGGAAGATGCCGTGGAAAAGACCCGGCAGCTTGCCCGGGGCCTTTGCCCGGTCCATCTGGTCAGCCATGGATTTCAGTCTGCCCTGGAAGAGATTGCCGATCAGTTTGCCTATTATTCCGGAATCCGGTTTGAGTGCCGTATGGACGAAGGCGTGGATATCCTGGAAGACTCCTGCGCCATTCATCTCTATCGCATTGCAAGGGAAGCCGTGAACAACGCAGTGAAGCACTCAAATTGCAATCGGATAAACATTACTTTAACAAGGGATGAGACCGACAGCCTGATCCACCTGACGGTGACGGACAACGGCTGCGGCATGAATCCGGATCCCTGGAACCGGGGCATTGGCTTGCAGATTATGGCCTACCGCGCTAAGATCATTGATGCGCAGTTCAATATTGAAACAGGAGAAACGGGAACACAGATACATGTCATTCTCAGTTCATCGGACCCAGATAAAAAACAGACACCAGCAGATCAAAACTGATAAAAGGAGCGTACCCCGGCATGGTTCAAACCTGTAAAAAATCCCGTATAGTCATTGTGGATGACCATCCCGTCTTCTGCCTGGGTATGAGCGAACTGATCAACCGGGAACCGGATCTGACCGTGGTGGCCTGTCCGGGAACCGCTGCCATGGCCCGGCAGATCATTGAACAGGATATGCCGGATCTTATGATTGTTGATATCTCCCTCGCCGAAAGCAACGGTATTGATCTGGTGGAAGAGCTGCGCGGGAAATACCCGGATCTGCCTATCCTGGTTGTCTCCATGTATGATGATTCAATGTATGCGCAAAGGGCGCTGCTGGCCGGTGCCAGAGGATATGTGATGAAACAAAAGGCCATTGCCCAGGTGGTGGAGGCGGTGCGCCGGGTTTTGTCCGGGCACATCTATGCCAGTGATAAGATCAAAGAAAAACTGCTGACCCGGATGATCTCCAGAAAACCAACGGCTGTGGGGTTCAGCCTGGACACCCTGACCAACCGGGAACTTGAAGTGTTTCGGCTCATGGGCGAAGGTCTGAACTCAAAGGAAATCGCCACAAGGCTGCACCTGAGTATGAAAACCGTGGGTACCCACCGGGAAAATATCAAGGAAAAGCTTCAGGTCAAACATTACACAGAACTTATCAAGGCTGCCGTACACTGGGTCTATGAAATGAAAAAATAGTGTGAAACCCTTAGCCTGCAGGACTGTCCGGGTAATTGTAGGGCCGTCGGTAAGGCATCTGTAGGTTTAAAGCCTAGTTTTGTTCAGGTCACCGACTATAAAAATATGAGACTGTTACCGATTGAACGTTTATAAGGAACGTTGTTAATGAGACATGGAATTTATTTGTCAAATTAAAACAAGGAGAACCCTGTCATGCAGGAAAGAAGTGTTAATTATGAAATTTTAAGTCCCACCAATTTTCTGGATAGAAGCGTAAAAGTCTATCCGGATAAAACCGCAGTTATTTACGGGGACAAATCCTATACCTGGACTCAGTTCCAGAAGAGGGTTTTCCGTCTGGCCAATGGTTTAAAGGCCCATGGCGTCGGCCGGGGTGACAAGGTGGCTTTTGTCTGCCCCAATACTCCGCCCATGCTGGAAGCCCACTATGCCGTGCCTTTGCTGGGAGCTGCCCTGGTTTCCATCAATATCCGGCTGTCTGCCGGTGAAATGTCCTATATTATCAATCATTCCGATGCCAAAGTCGTTGTGGCAGACAATGAATTCGGCAAGGTTCTGTCCTCGGAGGTGTCCGAACTCACCGCGGTAAAAGCTTTTGTCAATATCTGTGATGTTGATGATTCCATGCCCCTGGACGGACAGGAATATGAAAGTTTTCTGGCGGACAGCCCGGAAGATCCCGTGGCCCTTGCCATTGACGATGAACGGGAATTGCTTGCCCTGAATTATACCTCCGGCACCACGGGGCGGCCCAAGGGTGTGATGTACCACCACCGGGGCGCTTATCTCAACTCCCTGGGCGAGTTGCTGGAGTTTAAAATCAATCTGGACAGCAAATATTTATGGACGTTGCCCATGTTTCACTGCAACGGGTGGTGTTTCACCTGGGCCATCACAGCCATGGGTGCCACCCATGTCTGCTTAAGGAAGGTGGACCCTGTTGAAATCTACCGGATTATCGGCGAAGTGGGGGTAACCCATCTGTGTGCCGCGCCCACCATCCTCATCGGCATGTCTGTGTATGCCAAGGAAAACGCTGTTAATCTGACCACGAAGCTGGAGATCATGACCGCCGGCGCGCCGCCGGCACCCGCAGTAATCCAGAACATGGAAAATATCGGGGCCAACATTACCCAGACCTATGGCCTGACCGAAGTGTTCGGCCCTCACTCCGTATGCCAGTGGCAGGAGAGATGGGATGACCTTGACCCCATGGCCAGGGCCGGCATCAAAGCCCGCCAGGGCGTACCCTATATTGTGGCCGAGCACATGGATGTGGTGGACTCCGCCACCATGGAACCGGTGCCCAGGGATGGTGCCACCATGGGGGAAATCGTCATGCGGGGTAACAACGTCATGCTGGGATATTACAAGGATGAGGAGTCTTCGGCTGAGGCTTTCAGGGGCGGGTGGTTCCATTCCGGAGACTTGGCTGTGATGCATCCGGACAACTATGTGCAGATCATGGACCGGAAAAAGGACATCATCATCTCCGGCGGTGAAAATATTTCCACCGTTGAAATCGAGAACGTGTTGTACTCCCATCCGGATGTGCTGGAAGTGGCTGTAATTTCGGTGCCGGACGAAAAATGGGGTGAGGTTCCCAAGGCGTTTATTGTGCCCCGGGCCGGGACCAATCCGGATCCCAAAGAGATTATTGCGTACTGTAAGGAAAAGATGGCCCGGTTCAAGGCGCCTAAGTCCATTGAATTCGGTCCTCTGCCCAAAACCGCCACAGGTAAACTGCAGAAGTTTAAGCTGAGAGAGAAGGAGTGGGCAGGGCACGACCGCATGGTTAATTAGTGTTTGAACGAAAAGTCACCCATCTGCTTCGTTGCAGGAAAATGCGCAATCCTCACATACTTGAGTATGCTCCGGTTGCACATTTTCCTGCGCCTTGCATCTGGGCACCTTTGTGAGCATGCGCTCCTCTTACGAGCCGTCCAAACACGGGTTTTCCGTTCAGACACTGATTGGTGTTTGAACGTAAAGGCCCCCTGCAGTTTTGCAGGGGGCCTGGTACTGAAACTCTGTGCTCTCTGTGTCTTCTGTGGTTAAAAATTAAAATCAGGTCATCATTTGATTGATGATAATTTTGTGGCTTTTGCCGAAATCAGTAATTTCTTCGGGTTTAAACTGGCCTGCCGTGTAGGTGTTCAGGAAGGCGGGAACCGACAGCATGTACAGAATGTAGGAGAGATGGCCGGAGTATCCGTTGCTGTCAAGTTTCTGGAGTGCCTTGATGGCCTGGGCCGCCCGTTCCATGACCTGGCGGCTCACCGCCGGCGGGGCCTGGGAAGAGCAGACATGAACGGAGTAGATTCGGCGGCAGGAAAAGGGCCTGTTTTCATAGATCATGCAGGCCTTGTTTTTCATCAGAAAAGGGCAGGGCGAAGCCTTGCCGGCCTCCCTGTGCCTGATTTCGCTTCTGAATGTCTTGGTTAACGTTTTCTGTCTGCTTGGGGTC is drawn from uncultured Desulfobacter sp. and contains these coding sequences:
- the hisA gene encoding phosphoribosylformimino-5-aminoimidazole carboxamide ribotide isomerase, whose translation is MKFRPCIDLRNGKVVQIVGGTLSDKTLDSLVTNFESTRTPGQFAQMYQADQLFGGHVIALGPGNTQAALEALQAFPGGLQMGGGINPENASDFLDAGASHVIVTSYVFSQGRMDMDKLNALVNAVGKNRLVLDLSCRKRDGQFWIVTDRWQNFTEVAVTPATLEHLSAFCDEFLIHGVDVEGKMQGIQEELVVLLGQHSPIPATYAGGAGRFSDLDRVKSLGNGRVDLTIGSALDIFGGTIPYQQVVAWHKAQV
- a CDS encoding ABC-type transport auxiliary lipoprotein family protein, with product MNCHEPPRLSPFFGMMIGIVTAAALLTGCGSLKNEYTEKQKFWLCVECNEPAPADQDNRSQGVPLVVNRLDISPEFDGQEFIYRVDENRFTQDYYNTYITPPARMITDVMLESLVSSPQFAPVPKNLAPDNVFQLWGKITALYCDHRNASQTSAVVTIALNLDRLNKDSVTQVVAKTYSAKIPLGGDTGPKAYIEALNRGLAAIVNDLLSDFKQLPSPADKQ
- a CDS encoding MlaD family protein — translated: MTQKTNYFKLGLFVILSFALTAAMLIALGAGQFLKTETLAETYFNESVQGLAIGSEVKYKGVKIGSVKSITTPTKVYDVASNYVLVTFALSEDCYVGQTGKNPKERMKKAVNDGLSIFLSFNGLTGSAYLETDYKPKGADNLEITWTPENLYVPSHPSNIKQVSDALSQMLDSLGGLNIKEMKEDLSALLKGLNLTKVSAQAESLLKELRQTNSELGKILSSGHIKQILSDAGSSAADLKKIVHEAKVPIQQTLADINTASGSFKRMATGLEQGYQGKLSEMSDQMDTVLGSLEKTSQLLGNMIWTNADVIEKIIANLENTTENLNQFTRELREYPGRILMEAPPERKRSTLSGKEN
- a CDS encoding ATP-binding cassette domain-containing protein; protein product: MSETIINVRHLCAGYNNNAIMEDLNFDIQSGEVFVILGGSGCGKSTVLKHMIGLVPPVSGQILIHGQDMVTARGAERNRLLATIGVAFQNGALFGSMTVLENVMLPLVEFTDLPRDAIEAIARVKLDLVDMGHALYLLPDELSGGMKKRAAIARAMALDPAILFLDEPSAGLDPLTSAELDRLILELAGSLKITFVIVTHELESILTISDRVIMLGKKEKGIIAQGDPKQLKADPSNPYVYNFFNRNP
- a CDS encoding MlaE family lipid ABC transporter permease subunit, whose amino-acid sequence is MPELNIETGADTTALLFSGRLDAPGVARLWNSAVKAVKRAGQGKIRIDLGSVDYLDMAGATFISHLSRLSGSVPAEQPDVMTGVRKEFAPLLDLAQKSKDQALPPPPKVSYIEKTGQDLAASLEDTKTFITMVGEITAALFSCLKNPGRIRWADTWMVAERSGVNALPIVGLISFIVGLVMAFQAAIPMRMFGMEIYVANLIGIAMVRELGPLMTAIVLAGRSASAFAAEIGTMKINEEIDALTVMGMEPVRFLIVPRVIAATLITPLLTVFSNFVGILGGMVVILSFGYPPITYYNQVVKFVSWEDLAGGLVKCFVFGLLIAATGCIRGYQTLRGPSAVGDATTKAVVSSIILIAVFDGVFSVIYFYLGI
- the prmA gene encoding 50S ribosomal protein L11 methyltransferase, with translation MKFRKIIARFQADNIELAEEVICHIFFSFNLKGVICEVPIPEPDEGFGTRTLNTPEHNSIIGYLPDTDDSDLMISQIKDRLAGLSDINVQVNVLSERVDEKDWAHAWKEYFNVTRITDKILVKPEWKEYTPAPGEIIIHIDPGMAFGTGTHPTTSMCLELLEEYVQPGKTLLDVGCGSGILMIGAAKLGVSAMTGIDVDPMAVDITRQNLQKNDISLDRVKLGAVTLDKTPATKYDLICANIIAQVIVSIMPDIAARLAQDGTAILSGIIEERVPDIYAALDAENLECVKKHTRQEWVALVVCRKN
- a CDS encoding cache domain-containing protein; the encoded protein is MTQIEQLKTKNLAKKDKQGMFSGIRLFLGSLQIRYKFLISFALIFFLSMLLCNLFIYVYVRNNIEDRIESELTNTTSMIYNMVNTSVNVSIKNRLRAIAEKNLDIMVELNRKVLAKEITLEDARKRSAEVILSQTIGASGYLYCLDSHGDVIVHPRAELIGTNVAEHAFVRQMMEKKQGYLEYEWKNPGEETPRPKALYMAHFEPWDWIIAASAYRSEFTRLVNVQDFRQSILSLKFGQSGYAFVIDRDGRAIIHPVLQDVNILKSPDLPNQYLKDMMERKKGRSVYYWKNPGEIRARKKLVIFNYIPEYHWIVASSSYLDELYHPLTTIRNVFLGISLLCFSIMLAVTFGISRTITTPLSRLMTRFNTAMTGDYSARMESRFGDEVGQLALYFNRFMDQLETTHRELKDQIRGRRMAEREGIESRERYYLLMEAAPDPIVNYDMKGRVIYINPAFARVFGWSMEECQGRKMDHFVPDACWPETKIMIEQVRTGQGIFNVETRRLTKDGHVVDVSISGASALDARGYLTGSIIILRDITRSKSLEKQVMQAGDRERMNIGQELHDDLCPHLIGISGLTAVIRNDLKSRNDPAADLARKMGELMEDAVEKTRQLARGLCPVHLVSHGFQSALEEIADQFAYYSGIRFECRMDEGVDILEDSCAIHLYRIAREAVNNAVKHSNCNRINITLTRDETDSLIHLTVTDNGCGMNPDPWNRGIGLQIMAYRAKIIDAQFNIETGETGTQIHVILSSSDPDKKQTPADQN
- a CDS encoding response regulator transcription factor → MVQTCKKSRIVIVDDHPVFCLGMSELINREPDLTVVACPGTAAMARQIIEQDMPDLMIVDISLAESNGIDLVEELRGKYPDLPILVVSMYDDSMYAQRALLAGARGYVMKQKAIAQVVEAVRRVLSGHIYASDKIKEKLLTRMISRKPTAVGFSLDTLTNRELEVFRLMGEGLNSKEIATRLHLSMKTVGTHRENIKEKLQVKHYTELIKAAVHWVYEMKK
- a CDS encoding acyl--CoA ligase family protein, with the protein product MQERSVNYEILSPTNFLDRSVKVYPDKTAVIYGDKSYTWTQFQKRVFRLANGLKAHGVGRGDKVAFVCPNTPPMLEAHYAVPLLGAALVSINIRLSAGEMSYIINHSDAKVVVADNEFGKVLSSEVSELTAVKAFVNICDVDDSMPLDGQEYESFLADSPEDPVALAIDDERELLALNYTSGTTGRPKGVMYHHRGAYLNSLGELLEFKINLDSKYLWTLPMFHCNGWCFTWAITAMGATHVCLRKVDPVEIYRIIGEVGVTHLCAAPTILIGMSVYAKENAVNLTTKLEIMTAGAPPAPAVIQNMENIGANITQTYGLTEVFGPHSVCQWQERWDDLDPMARAGIKARQGVPYIVAEHMDVVDSATMEPVPRDGATMGEIVMRGNNVMLGYYKDEESSAEAFRGGWFHSGDLAVMHPDNYVQIMDRKKDIIISGGENISTVEIENVLYSHPDVLEVAVISVPDEKWGEVPKAFIVPRAGTNPDPKEIIAYCKEKMARFKAPKSIEFGPLPKTATGKLQKFKLREKEWAGHDRMVN
- a CDS encoding YkgJ family cysteine cluster protein; the protein is MKEKTKQLKEIYTSFEADTCDLIQGKACAKGCSFCCEEAGSIDITTLEGMVIRGAMDKMTPSRQKTLTKTFRSEIRHREAGKASPCPFLMKNKACMIYENRPFSCRRIYSVHVCSSQAPPAVSRQVMERAAQAIKALQKLDSNGYSGHLSYILYMLSVPAFLNTYTAGQFKPEEITDFGKSHKIIINQMMT